From a single Balearica regulorum gibbericeps isolate bBalReg1 chromosome 11, bBalReg1.pri, whole genome shotgun sequence genomic region:
- the MARS2 gene encoding methionine--tRNA ligase, mitochondrial yields the protein MLRPPRRLPRPPRRAAATTTATGPGRRLLLSTPIFYANGPPHIGHLYSALLADALHRHRGLRGAGPGRLSTGTDEHGLKIQQAAAAAGTSPAELCERVSGLFRQALTQAAVSFTDFTRTSEPRHQRAVRHFWGALRDSGTLYKGSYEGWYCTPEECFLPESQLAERRDAQGRPCKVSLETGHQVHWTKEENYMFRLSAFRDPLQKWLRDNPRAISPDPFYQHVLRWLDEDLPDLSVSRERSRLQWGIPVPSDSTQTIYVWVDALVNYLSVVGYPERHGEWWPAAHHVVGKDILKFHAVYWPALLMAAGLAPPERIFVHSHWTVRGQKMSKSLGNVIDPSACIGRYTLDGFRYFLLRQGVPERDCDYYDEKVVKLVNSELADALGGLLNRSTALSINPSNTYPCFSESCFPKVLDYRETNGIGMASAEDYEFVASVASLPLQVASYFEGFQIYKALECVALCVRQTNSFFQRHRPWKLNRKDPAEQLWLDTVIHVTLECLRVFGTLLQPVIPHTADKLLSRLGVEPEERGLSSLTFLPRYSGKPCPFEGRQLGPDTGVLFHRLERPRQHQTETRKL from the exons ATGTTGCGtccgccccgccgcctcccgcgcccgccccgccgcgctgccGCCACCACGACCGCCAccgggcccggccgccgcctccTGCTCTCCACGCCCATCTTCTACGCCAATGGGCCACCGCACATCGGGCACCTCTACTCCGCCTTGCTGGCCGACGCGCTGCACCGCCACCGCGGCCTCCGCGGCGCCGGCCCGGGCCGCCTCTCCACGG GGACCGATGAGCACGGGCTGAAGATCCAGCAGGCCGCGGCCGCGGCAGGAACGTCGCCTGCGGAGCTCTGCGAACGGGTCTCGGGCCTCTTCCGCCAGGCCTTGACCCAGGCCGCCGTCTCCTTCACGGACTTCACCCGCACCAGCGAGCCCCGCCACCAGCGAGCCGTGCGTCACTTCTGGGGCGCGCTCCGGGACAGCGGGACGCTCTACAAAGGGTCTTACGAGGGCTGGTACTGCACACCCGAGGAGTGTTTCCTGCCCGAGAGCCAGCTCGCCGAGCGCAGGGATGCCCAGGGACGCCCGTGCAAGGTGTCTTTGGAGACCGGCCATCAG GTGCACTGGACCAAAGAGGAGAACTACATGTTCAGGCTCTCAGCGTTCCGGGATCCACTGCAGAAGTGGCTCCGGGACAACCCACGCGCCATTTCCCCTGACCCTTTCTACCAGCACGTGCTCCGCTGGCTGGATGAGGACTTGCCAGACTTGTCCGTCTCCCGTGAGAGAAGCCGGCTGCAGTGGGGTATCCCGGTCCCCAGTGACTCAACACAAACTATTTACGTGTGGGTAGATGCCTTGGTGAACTATCTGAGCGTGGTGGGCTACCCTGAGAGACACGGTGAGTGGTGGCCTGCTGCGCACCACGTCGTGGGCAAGGACATCCTCAAGTTTCACGCTGTCTACTGGCCAGCGCTGCTGATGGCAGCCGGGCTGGCTCCCCCCGAGCGGATATTTGTGCACTCCCACTGGACTGTCCGGGGGCAGAAGATGTCCAAAAGCCTGGGCAACGTGATCGACCCCTCTGCTTGTATCGGACGGTACACTTTAGATGGGTTTCGGTACTTCCTGCTAAGGCAGGGTGTACCTGAGCGGGATTGTGACTATTATGATGAGAAGGTTGTTAAGCTGGTGAATTCAGAACTGGCAGATGCGCTCGGGGGGCTTCTGAATCGCTCAACGGCCCTCAGCATTAACCCCAGCAACACTTACCCGTGTTTCTCAGAGTCTTGTTTTCCGAAGGTCTTGGATTACAGGGAGACAAACGGCATAGGTATGGCTTCTGCCGAAGACTACGAGTTCGTGGCATCTGTGGCTTCTCTGCCTCTGCAGGTGGCTAGTTATTTTGAAGGTTTCCAGATCTACAAGGCTTTAGAATGTGTTGCCCTGTGCGTGAGGCAGACCAACAGTTTCTTCCAGAGACACAGGCCCTGGAAACTCAACCGAAAAGACCCTGCGGAGCAGCTCTGGCTTGACACCGTCATCCACGTTACGCTGGAATGCCTGCGTGTCTTCGGGACTCTCCTGCAGCCCGTGATCCCACACACTGCAGACAAGTTGCTTTCCAGGCTGGGTGTTGAGCCAGAAGAGAGAGGTCTCTCCAGTTTGACGTTTCTGCCACGCTACAGTGGGAAGCCGTGTCCCTTTGAAGGGAGACAGCTTGGACCTGACACCGGCGTCTTATTTCACAGACTAGAGAGGCCAAGGCAGCATCAGACAGAAACCAGGAAGCTCTAG